The following proteins are co-located in the Candidatus Tumulicola sp. genome:
- the rplW gene encoding 50S ribosomal protein L23, translated as MDARDVIVSPRITEKAMADALLNQYTFVVNPHATKTQIRHAIESIFSVNVTKVNTVNVRGKSRNFAKRGVKTHGKQSDFKKAVVTLKAGQKIELAGVNYFEQ; from the coding sequence GTGGACGCCCGCGACGTCATCGTTTCTCCGCGCATCACCGAAAAAGCGATGGCCGATGCGCTACTCAATCAGTACACGTTCGTCGTGAACCCGCACGCGACTAAGACGCAGATCCGTCATGCGATCGAGTCGATCTTCAGCGTGAACGTGACCAAGGTCAACACCGTGAACGTTCGCGGTAAATCGCGCAACTTCGCCAAGCGCGGCGTGAAAACGCATGGCAAGCAGAGCGACTTCAAAAAAGCCGTCGTCACCCTCAAGGCCGGACAAAAAATCGAACTGGCCGGCGTCAACTACTTCGAGCAATAA
- the rplD gene encoding 50S ribosomal protein L4: protein MPNVIDSKGATVREVAAPELLLRDYALAAPVVFRAVHREMANARAGLASTKRRDEVSGGGRKPYKQKGTGRARQGSIRSPQWRHGGVVFGPKPRSYSESLNKKERRLAFMAALSDRFRNDAITLLDTAGFAIDKTAACAALLFGNVKAAKTGPKTLVVCGQGEEIRPLLERVTRNLGRVAVTDDGALDVKDVLRYDRIIFTTGAYDAVVARLDAAEGAR, encoded by the coding sequence ATGCCAAACGTTATCGATTCCAAAGGCGCCACCGTACGCGAGGTCGCGGCCCCCGAGTTATTGCTCCGCGATTACGCGTTGGCCGCTCCGGTCGTGTTCCGGGCCGTTCATCGCGAGATGGCGAACGCTCGCGCCGGCCTTGCCTCGACCAAGCGTCGCGACGAAGTCTCGGGCGGTGGCCGCAAACCGTATAAGCAAAAGGGAACCGGTCGTGCCCGCCAGGGTTCGATCCGCTCGCCGCAATGGCGCCACGGCGGCGTCGTGTTCGGCCCCAAGCCCCGCAGCTATTCGGAGTCGCTCAATAAAAAGGAACGCCGCCTCGCGTTCATGGCCGCCCTATCCGATCGCTTCCGCAACGATGCCATCACCTTGCTCGATACCGCGGGATTCGCGATCGACAAGACGGCCGCGTGCGCGGCGCTGCTGTTCGGCAACGTCAAGGCCGCGAAGACCGGCCCCAAAACCCTCGTCGTATGCGGACAAGGCGAGGAAATTCGTCCGCTGCTCGAGCGGGTCACGCGCAATCTTGGGCGAGTCGCCGTCACCGACGATGGAGCGCTCGATGTTAAAGACGTGTTGCGCTACGACCGCATTATCTTCACGACCGGCGCATACGACGCGGTTGTCGCCCGGCTCGACGCTGCCGAAGGAGCCCGCTAG
- the rplC gene encoding 50S ribosomal protein L3, producing the protein MKNILGRKVGMTSVFTDDGRYVPVTVIEAGPCTVVERRTKEKHGYDAVALGFGTRKKRRVTRALAGHFKKQNVEPARYVREFRDDIDGVEAGQTVTVAEFAAGDRIDVVGISKGHGFAGGIKRHNFSGGGASHGSMIHRQPGSNGDTNAGRTVKGSRRPGHYGVDRTTTQNLEVVRADGERNLLLIRGPVPGAKNGLVIVRKSVKSRPVAPAAGA; encoded by the coding sequence ATGAAGAACATCCTTGGCCGCAAGGTTGGGATGACGAGCGTTTTCACCGACGACGGGCGATATGTCCCGGTGACGGTGATCGAAGCCGGTCCCTGCACGGTCGTGGAACGCCGGACGAAAGAGAAGCACGGGTACGATGCCGTGGCTCTGGGGTTCGGCACGCGTAAAAAGCGCCGCGTAACCCGTGCCCTTGCTGGGCATTTTAAGAAGCAGAACGTCGAACCGGCACGTTACGTGCGCGAGTTTCGCGACGACATCGACGGCGTCGAAGCCGGTCAGACCGTGACGGTCGCCGAGTTCGCAGCCGGCGATCGCATCGACGTGGTAGGCATCTCGAAGGGCCACGGCTTTGCCGGCGGCATCAAGCGCCACAACTTCAGCGGCGGCGGCGCGAGCCACGGTTCGATGATCCACCGCCAGCCCGGCTCGAACGGCGACACCAACGCCGGTCGTACCGTTAAGGGTAGCCGGCGTCCCGGACACTACGGCGTCGATCGCACGACGACGCAGAATCTGGAAGTCGTCCGCGCCGATGGCGAGCGCAACTTGCTGTTGATTCGCGGTCCGGTTCCGGGTGCCAAAAATGGCCTCGTGATCGTTCGCAAGAGCGTCAAGAGCCGGCCGGTCGCGCCGGCGGCGGGGGCGTAG
- a CDS encoding acyl-CoA dehydrogenase family protein: MSGATPRSAPDAVDFIGISGLLSDEERLIRDSVRAFVRDRITPNVADWFESGTLPRDLGRGLGELGVLGMHLDGYGCPGASAVAYGLACLELEAGDSGVRSFASVQGSLAMYAIYRWGSEEQKNRWLPSMARGEAIGCFGLTEPDFGSNPSGMRTSARRDGSDWILDGTKMWITNGSIANVSIVWAQTDDGIRGFIVPAGTKGFSANDIHRKLSLRASVTSELVLHDCRLPAEALLPKARGLSGPLACLNEARYGIIWGAMGAARSCYETALEYSKTRVQFDRPIGGFQLTQEKLVDMLLELNKGTLLALHLGRRKDDKQLHPSQVSFGKLNNVRQALQIARTARTVLGANGVTLEYPVIRHMNNLESVLTYEGTTEMHALIVGKEITGLDAFT; encoded by the coding sequence GTGAGCGGAGCGACCCCGCGTAGCGCTCCCGACGCCGTCGACTTCATTGGCATTTCGGGGCTGCTCTCCGACGAAGAACGCCTGATCCGCGACAGCGTCCGCGCGTTCGTACGCGACCGCATTACCCCTAACGTCGCCGACTGGTTCGAGAGCGGCACCTTGCCGCGGGATCTGGGGCGCGGCTTGGGTGAGTTGGGCGTCCTGGGCATGCACCTCGACGGGTACGGTTGTCCTGGAGCGAGCGCGGTGGCGTACGGTCTCGCCTGTTTGGAATTGGAAGCCGGCGACTCGGGCGTACGCAGCTTTGCCTCGGTTCAAGGCTCGCTTGCGATGTACGCGATCTACCGCTGGGGCAGCGAAGAGCAGAAGAATCGCTGGCTGCCGTCGATGGCTCGCGGCGAAGCCATCGGATGCTTCGGCTTGACCGAGCCGGACTTCGGCAGCAATCCTAGCGGAATGCGCACGTCCGCGCGCCGCGACGGTTCCGATTGGATCCTCGACGGAACCAAAATGTGGATTACCAATGGTTCGATCGCCAATGTTTCGATCGTTTGGGCGCAGACCGACGACGGCATCCGCGGATTCATCGTTCCCGCCGGCACCAAGGGCTTTAGCGCGAACGATATCCACCGCAAGCTTTCGTTGCGCGCATCGGTTACGAGCGAACTGGTGCTGCACGACTGCCGTCTGCCGGCCGAAGCGCTGCTCCCGAAGGCGCGCGGTCTCTCCGGCCCGCTCGCCTGTTTAAATGAAGCGCGCTACGGGATCATCTGGGGCGCGATGGGCGCCGCGCGGTCGTGCTACGAGACCGCGCTGGAGTATTCTAAGACGCGCGTGCAGTTCGACCGGCCGATCGGCGGCTTTCAGCTCACGCAAGAAAAGCTGGTCGACATGCTGCTCGAGCTGAACAAAGGCACGTTGTTGGCATTGCACCTCGGCCGGCGCAAAGACGACAAACAGTTGCATCCCTCGCAAGTGAGTTTCGGAAAACTCAACAACGTTCGCCAAGCGCTGCAGATCGCGCGCACCGCCCGCACCGTCCTCGGCGCCAACGGCGTGACCCTCGAGTATCCGGTGATCCGACACATGAACAATCTCGAATCGGTCCTCACCTACGAGGGCACGACGGAGATGCACGCGCTCATCGTCGGAAAAGAGATCACCGGTCTCGACGCATTCACGTAG
- a CDS encoding aldo/keto reductase, which translates to MNQRQLGTAGPLVSELGLGCMGMSDFYGQRDDEESIRTIHRALDLGITMLDTADMYGTGDNEELVGRAIAGRRDDVFIATKFGIVRDPNDPQKRGIDGSAAYVSAACHASLFRLKVDTIDLYYQHRVDTSTPIEETIGAMARLVEAGKVRYIGLSEASAETVRRAHAVHPIAAVQNEWSLWSRDLEENGQLEALRECGAAIVAYSPLGRGFLTGEIKSAGDFGPGDFRGSSPRFTGDNFAKNLTLVDAVRQLATKKGCAPSQIALAWLLAQGDDVVPIPGTKRVRYIEENVGALAVQLTDEELQWLDDIFPPGVASGDRYEDMSFVNR; encoded by the coding sequence ATGAACCAACGACAACTTGGTACGGCCGGTCCCCTGGTATCCGAACTGGGGCTGGGCTGCATGGGCATGTCCGATTTTTACGGACAGCGCGACGACGAGGAGTCGATTCGCACGATCCACCGCGCGCTCGACCTCGGCATTACGATGCTCGATACCGCCGATATGTACGGCACCGGCGACAACGAAGAGCTGGTAGGCCGGGCGATTGCGGGCCGTCGCGACGATGTGTTTATCGCAACCAAATTTGGAATCGTGCGCGATCCCAACGATCCGCAAAAGCGCGGCATTGACGGAAGTGCCGCGTACGTCTCCGCTGCCTGCCATGCGTCGTTGTTCCGGCTGAAGGTCGACACGATCGACTTGTACTACCAGCATCGCGTCGACACGTCTACGCCGATCGAAGAAACGATCGGTGCGATGGCGCGCTTGGTCGAAGCCGGTAAGGTGCGCTACATCGGGTTGTCGGAGGCCTCGGCCGAGACAGTCCGCCGCGCGCACGCCGTGCACCCCATCGCGGCGGTCCAAAACGAATGGTCGCTCTGGTCGCGCGATCTGGAAGAGAACGGCCAGTTAGAGGCGCTCCGCGAGTGCGGCGCCGCAATCGTGGCATACAGTCCGCTCGGCCGCGGCTTCCTCACCGGCGAAATCAAGAGCGCGGGCGATTTTGGGCCCGGGGACTTTCGCGGCAGCTCGCCGCGTTTTACCGGCGACAACTTTGCCAAGAATCTGACACTGGTCGATGCGGTTCGCCAGCTCGCAACCAAAAAGGGCTGCGCCCCCTCGCAGATCGCGCTCGCGTGGCTCTTGGCGCAGGGCGACGACGTCGTCCCGATACCGGGCACCAAACGCGTGCGCTATATAGAAGAGAACGTCGGCGCACTTGCGGTGCAACTGACCGATGAGGAACTGCAGTGGCTTGATGACATCTTTCCGCCGGGCGTCGCCAGCGGCGACCGCTACGAAGATATGAGCTTCGTCAACCGGTGA
- a CDS encoding chromate transporter: protein MHTALHLLWTFGQLSVLGFGGGKGIIPQMHRDAVENYRWVTSAQFTQFYTIGKLVPGPTTIFAALIGYAAMPKTPLIGATVATVGMFVPSSAIMMAADVAWDRFANSPWRPILARGLAPAIVGLVWSSVLTIARGTPAGILPYAVTAVVVLLTLRTKLSAPVLIVASGVVGIIALR, encoded by the coding sequence ATGCATACGGCGCTCCATCTGCTATGGACGTTCGGACAGTTATCGGTCTTAGGCTTCGGCGGCGGCAAAGGCATCATCCCGCAGATGCATCGCGACGCGGTCGAAAACTACCGCTGGGTGACGTCGGCACAGTTCACGCAGTTTTACACGATCGGCAAGCTCGTGCCGGGGCCGACGACGATTTTTGCCGCGCTGATCGGATATGCGGCGATGCCGAAGACGCCGTTGATCGGCGCGACGGTTGCGACCGTCGGCATGTTCGTTCCGTCGAGCGCGATTATGATGGCAGCCGACGTTGCTTGGGATCGCTTCGCAAACTCGCCGTGGCGGCCGATCTTGGCGCGTGGCTTGGCACCGGCCATCGTCGGGTTGGTATGGTCGAGCGTGTTGACGATCGCGCGCGGAACCCCGGCCGGCATTTTGCCATACGCCGTCACCGCCGTTGTCGTGTTGCTCACGCTGCGCACGAAGCTTAGCGCACCGGTGCTGATCGTCGCGTCGGGCGTTGTGGGGATAATTGCGCTACGTTAG
- a CDS encoding chromate transporter — translation MPASDDAPAPPVRPTLLSVALVFAAISSTSFGGGQKASIRQQVVKQGWMDKDAFLEGLELAQVLPGPNILNLAIFCGQRARGVPGAIAAFLGASIPPLLIVLVAGALYFKYSENPFVRGGLRGCAVGALGLTVANALELSWDERNDWIKLLLLALTAVVVSLFKMPLLLVLVVFGGIGIMHEYLRSRRQAASP, via the coding sequence ATGCCGGCTAGCGACGACGCACCGGCGCCGCCCGTCCGGCCGACGCTGCTCAGCGTCGCGCTGGTTTTTGCCGCGATTTCGTCGACGTCGTTCGGCGGCGGCCAAAAGGCGTCGATCCGCCAGCAGGTCGTCAAGCAAGGTTGGATGGACAAAGACGCCTTTTTGGAAGGCCTCGAGTTGGCGCAAGTGTTGCCCGGTCCAAACATTCTCAACCTCGCGATTTTTTGCGGTCAGCGCGCGCGCGGCGTGCCGGGAGCGATCGCAGCCTTTCTGGGCGCCAGCATTCCGCCGCTCCTCATCGTCTTAGTCGCAGGCGCCCTCTACTTCAAGTATTCAGAAAATCCGTTCGTCCGGGGCGGCCTGCGCGGCTGCGCCGTCGGCGCGCTCGGGCTCACGGTGGCCAATGCGTTGGAGTTGAGCTGGGACGAACGCAACGACTGGATTAAGTTGCTGTTACTGGCGCTCACGGCGGTGGTCGTGTCGCTCTTCAAAATGCCGTTGCTGTTAGTGCTAGTCGTTTTCGGCGGAATCGGCATCATGCACGAATATCTGCGCTCTCGCCGTCAGGCCGCCTCGCCGTGA
- a CDS encoding HIT domain-containing protein — MTQWISHLISGPEQRTWEKPDPDHTFRGRLDGTRARADEVVYEDDDVFAFRHNIDRSKPEWWEVHVVIIPKKWIPTLLDFGLGDARIWSRLLAGIQKVALKMGMYEKGFTVRMGVLPPYQHTEHVHIHILSGKHTSPVIDGPLPDAG; from the coding sequence ATGACGCAGTGGATCTCGCACCTCATCAGCGGCCCAGAACAGCGTACGTGGGAGAAGCCCGATCCCGACCACACGTTTCGCGGCCGGCTCGACGGAACGCGCGCCCGCGCCGATGAGGTCGTATACGAAGACGACGACGTTTTCGCGTTCCGCCACAACATCGATCGCAGCAAACCCGAGTGGTGGGAAGTCCACGTCGTCATCATTCCGAAAAAATGGATACCGACGCTCCTGGATTTCGGTTTAGGGGACGCGCGCATCTGGAGCCGTTTGCTCGCCGGCATTCAAAAAGTCGCGCTCAAGATGGGAATGTACGAAAAAGGCTTTACGGTTCGGATGGGCGTGCTGCCGCCATATCAGCACACCGAGCACGTGCACATCCACATCCTGTCCGGAAAACACACGTCGCCGGTGATCGACGGTCCGCTGCCGGATGCCGGCTAG
- a CDS encoding low affinity iron permease family protein, whose protein sequence is MKNAFSAFASGVNRFVSSPAATGAAFIIVLVWALFGPITRYSDGWQLLINTGTTIVTFLMVFVLNNAQSRDTIAMNAKLDSLISAIEKADNRLIGLEALPPSEAEQITAELHHPENDGSESQTHREKDR, encoded by the coding sequence ATGAAAAATGCATTTAGCGCGTTCGCGTCCGGCGTTAACCGGTTCGTTTCATCTCCGGCAGCGACCGGAGCCGCCTTTATCATCGTCCTCGTTTGGGCGCTTTTCGGGCCAATTACTCGTTATTCCGACGGCTGGCAGCTTCTCATCAATACCGGAACGACCATCGTCACGTTTCTTATGGTCTTCGTCCTTAATAACGCGCAGAGTCGCGATACCATAGCGATGAACGCAAAGCTCGACTCCCTTATTAGCGCGATTGAGAAAGCGGATAATCGGCTCATCGGGCTCGAGGCGCTACCGCCCAGCGAAGCCGAACAAATTACGGCGGAACTCCACCATCCGGAAAACGACGGAAGCGAGAGCCAAACACACCGCGAAAAGGACCGCTGA
- a CDS encoding DUF5654 family protein, giving the protein MEVKPTYLGTMVALATVAFGLIAAGAWNKFISDTIALFLKPGSGVLAELIYAVLVTLLAIFVVQALGKLAEKDIGPKVR; this is encoded by the coding sequence GTGGAAGTCAAACCGACGTACCTGGGCACAATGGTCGCGCTGGCCACGGTGGCATTCGGCCTGATCGCCGCGGGCGCATGGAATAAGTTTATCAGCGATACCATCGCGTTATTTCTCAAGCCCGGCAGCGGTGTGCTGGCCGAGCTAATCTACGCAGTGCTCGTCACGCTGCTGGCCATCTTCGTGGTGCAAGCACTCGGTAAACTCGCCGAAAAAGATATCGGCCCGAAGGTTCGCTAA
- the rpsJ gene encoding 30S ribosomal protein S10, protein MSKQKIRIRLKAYDHRVLDQSAERIVETAKRTGAFVSGPVPLPTEINRFCVQRSTNNDKKSREHFEMRTHKRLIDILQASPKTMDALMHLDLPAGVDIELKA, encoded by the coding sequence ATGTCAAAACAAAAGATTCGCATCCGGTTAAAGGCTTACGACCACCGCGTGCTTGACCAATCTGCAGAGCGCATCGTCGAAACGGCGAAGCGCACCGGTGCGTTCGTAAGCGGTCCAGTTCCGCTCCCAACCGAAATCAATCGTTTCTGCGTGCAGCGTTCCACCAACAACGACAAAAAATCGCGCGAGCACTTCGAGATGCGCACCCACAAGCGGCTGATCGACATTCTGCAAGCGTCGCCCAAGACGATGGACGCGCTGATGCATCTCGATCTCCCGGCCGGTGTGGACATCGAACTCAAAGCCTAA
- the tuf gene encoding elongation factor Tu — protein MAKAKFERNKPHVNIGTTGHVDHGKTTLTAAITHCLATEGLASARGVDEIDNAPEEKERGITIAISHQEYETKKRHYAHVDCPGHADYIKNMITGAAQMDGAVLVVAATDGPMPQTREHILLMRQVGVPRIVVFLNKVDLVEDEELLELVEMEVRELLSQYEFDGDNTPIIRGSALKALQSDGKRGAGTTDPIFQLMDTVDEFIQDPVRQIDKPFLMPVEDVFTITGRGTVGTGRVERGQVKVGEEIEIVGLKEETRKTVVTGIEMFRKLLDSGIAGDNIGVLLRGVDRNDIERGQVLAKPGSVKPHKKFKAEVYVLSKEEGGRHTPFFGNYRPQFYFRTTDVTGTIKLPDGVEMVMPGDNVQMDVELITPIACEEGLRFAIREGGRTVGAGVVTSVSE, from the coding sequence ATGGCCAAGGCAAAGTTCGAGCGCAATAAGCCTCACGTCAACATCGGCACGACGGGACACGTCGACCATGGCAAGACGACGCTGACGGCGGCGATCACGCACTGTCTCGCAACCGAGGGGCTGGCATCAGCTCGCGGCGTCGACGAGATCGACAACGCTCCCGAAGAAAAAGAGCGCGGCATTACGATCGCTATCTCGCACCAAGAGTACGAGACCAAAAAGCGTCACTACGCGCACGTCGATTGCCCCGGTCACGCCGACTACATCAAGAACATGATCACCGGCGCTGCCCAGATGGACGGCGCGGTCCTGGTGGTCGCGGCGACCGATGGCCCGATGCCGCAAACGCGCGAGCACATTCTGCTTATGCGCCAAGTCGGCGTTCCCCGCATCGTGGTCTTCCTGAATAAGGTCGATCTGGTCGAGGACGAAGAGCTGCTCGAATTGGTCGAGATGGAAGTTCGCGAGCTGCTGAGCCAGTACGAGTTCGACGGCGATAACACGCCGATCATCCGTGGCTCGGCCCTCAAGGCGCTGCAGTCGGATGGCAAGCGTGGCGCCGGCACAACCGATCCGATCTTCCAACTGATGGACACGGTCGACGAGTTCATTCAGGATCCGGTCCGCCAAATCGACAAGCCGTTCCTCATGCCGGTCGAAGATGTGTTCACGATCACCGGACGCGGTACCGTCGGTACCGGACGCGTCGAGCGCGGACAGGTCAAAGTCGGTGAAGAAATCGAGATCGTCGGTCTCAAAGAAGAGACGAGAAAAACGGTCGTCACGGGCATCGAAATGTTCCGCAAGCTGCTCGATTCGGGCATCGCGGGCGACAACATCGGCGTGCTCCTGCGCGGCGTCGATCGCAACGACATCGAACGCGGCCAGGTGCTCGCCAAACCTGGCTCGGTCAAGCCGCATAAGAAGTTTAAGGCCGAGGTGTACGTCCTCTCCAAAGAAGAGGGCGGCCGCCACACGCCGTTCTTCGGCAACTATCGTCCGCAGTTTTACTTTCGCACGACCGACGTCACCGGCACGATCAAACTGCCGGACGGCGTCGAAATGGTGATGCCCGGCGACAACGTCCAGATGGACGTCGAGCTGATCACGCCGATCGCGTGCGAAGAGGGACTGCGTTTTGCAATCCGTGAAGGCGGCCGCACCGTCGGCGCCGGCGTCGTCACCAGCGTCTCGGAGTAA